The proteins below come from a single Fodinicola acaciae genomic window:
- a CDS encoding NlpC/P60 family protein yields the protein MPTLLTTGLVAGSMAFASPAAADPSLSQVQQQIRTIENKLDTLNDQYNTANVNLTRVKAQQATVNKQLAATQAKLSALSDQTASYAISAYKGGDVSMMSSMITSGSADTFLDQLTTLDALTGKTAGALKQLKDAKAAQAAQQAKVNKLTSDAQTLVNTLTTSKKTYDAQLKPLKKLRAKLDPSEFGSDADAPEAPVGAPTTVKFAYAQLGKPYVFAADGPDSYDCSGLTMAAYRQVGISLPHSAHEQYQGNPHISRGAVEAGDLVFFNGFGHVGLAISNSQVIHAPTEGENVKISSIDSMGFVGAARPAG from the coding sequence GTGCCTACTCTCCTCACCACTGGCCTCGTCGCCGGCTCGATGGCTTTCGCCAGCCCGGCCGCCGCTGACCCCAGCCTCAGCCAGGTCCAGCAGCAGATCAGGACGATCGAGAACAAGCTGGACACGCTCAACGACCAATACAACACCGCCAACGTCAACCTGACGCGCGTCAAGGCGCAGCAGGCGACGGTCAACAAGCAGCTCGCCGCCACACAGGCCAAGCTGAGCGCGTTGTCCGACCAGACCGCCTCGTACGCCATCAGCGCGTACAAGGGCGGCGACGTGAGCATGATGAGCTCGATGATCACCAGCGGCTCGGCGGACACCTTCCTGGACCAGCTGACCACGCTGGACGCGCTCACCGGCAAGACCGCTGGCGCGCTCAAGCAGCTCAAGGACGCCAAGGCCGCGCAGGCCGCGCAGCAGGCGAAGGTCAACAAGCTGACCTCCGACGCGCAGACCCTGGTCAACACGCTCACCACCAGCAAGAAGACCTACGACGCACAGCTCAAGCCGCTGAAGAAGCTGCGCGCCAAGCTGGACCCGAGCGAGTTCGGCTCGGACGCGGACGCGCCGGAGGCGCCGGTCGGCGCACCGACCACGGTCAAGTTCGCGTACGCGCAGCTCGGCAAGCCGTACGTGTTCGCCGCCGACGGCCCCGACTCGTACGACTGCTCAGGCCTCACGATGGCCGCCTACCGGCAGGTCGGCATCAGCCTGCCGCACTCCGCACACGAGCAATACCAGGGCAACCCGCACATCTCCCGCGGCGCGGTGGAGGCCGGCGACCTGGTGTTCTTCAACGGGTTCGGGCACGTCGGCCTGGCCATCAGCAACAGCCAGGTGATCCACGCGCCGACCGAAGGCGAAAACGTCAAGATCTCCAGCATCGACTCGATGGGCTTCGTCGGCGCGGCACGTCCGGCCGGCTGA
- a CDS encoding protealysin inhibitor emfourin, translated as MMRGRALAIVALLAVTGCATPTTGTPHDPPATSAPGNELPALAFHRTGGIAGVQDDLRITAAGQLTASSRQRDVRHDTLTAAERAELLAKLRNFSVTDRPPRPPYQIADGFTYDITVNGRKVRFEDGAVPKPAKELISVLSAIFSRVVR; from the coding sequence ATGATGCGCGGTAGAGCCCTGGCCATCGTGGCGTTGTTGGCGGTGACCGGATGCGCGACCCCGACGACGGGTACGCCGCACGATCCGCCGGCGACCAGCGCGCCGGGCAACGAGCTTCCGGCGCTGGCGTTTCACCGCACCGGCGGCATCGCCGGCGTCCAGGACGACCTGCGGATCACCGCCGCCGGCCAGCTCACCGCGAGCAGCCGGCAGCGGGACGTACGGCACGACACGCTGACCGCCGCCGAACGCGCCGAGCTGCTCGCGAAGCTGCGCAACTTCTCCGTCACCGACCGGCCACCGCGGCCGCCATACCAGATCGCCGACGGCTTCACGTACGACATCACGGTCAATGGCCGAAAAGTGCGTTTCGAGGACGGCGCGGTGCCCAAGCCGGCCAAGGAGCTGATTTCGGTGCTGAGCGCGATCTTCTCCCGCGTCGTCAGGTGA
- a CDS encoding BldC family transcriptional regulator, producing the protein MEVEGKLLTPGEVAAMFRVDPKTVTRWAAAGRISSIRTPGGHRRFREAEVRALLAGEGGLVDDDEATDD; encoded by the coding sequence GTGGAGGTTGAGGGGAAACTGCTCACCCCCGGTGAGGTGGCCGCCATGTTCCGGGTGGACCCGAAAACGGTGACCAGATGGGCAGCCGCGGGCCGCATCAGCAGCATTCGTACGCCCGGCGGGCACCGCCGCTTCCGCGAGGCGGAGGTCCGTGCCTTGTTGGCCGGCGAAGGTGGACTCGTCGACGACGACGAGGCGACGGACGACTGA
- a CDS encoding Lrp/AsnC family transcriptional regulator: MDDTDRRILAVLRVRGRETYAEIGRQVGLSAPAVHDRVAKLEGSGVIAGYRAAVAPDALGLGVTALIGVLQSDGSEQDEIAEALQHLPEIEACWFLAGEESFMLKVRVPDVAALEYTIGRVNRIRGVARTRTTVVLSTKWEDRFDPRS; the protein is encoded by the coding sequence GTGGATGACACCGATCGCCGGATCCTGGCCGTGCTGCGCGTCCGTGGCCGTGAGACGTACGCGGAGATCGGTCGCCAGGTCGGTTTGTCCGCGCCCGCCGTACACGACCGGGTGGCCAAACTCGAGGGATCAGGTGTGATCGCCGGCTATCGCGCCGCCGTCGCGCCGGACGCGCTCGGTCTCGGTGTCACCGCGCTGATCGGCGTCCTGCAGTCGGACGGCAGCGAACAGGACGAGATCGCCGAGGCGCTGCAACACCTGCCGGAGATCGAGGCCTGCTGGTTTCTGGCCGGCGAGGAGTCGTTCATGCTCAAGGTGCGGGTGCCGGACGTGGCCGCGCTGGAATACACGATCGGCCGGGTCAACCGGATCCGCGGCGTCGCGCGGACCCGGACGACCGTCGTCCTGTCGACCAAGTGGGAGGACCGCTTCGACCCGCGTTCTTAG
- a CDS encoding C40 family peptidase: MASERTSPVDRGWTRRITEGMSIGLLAGCAVLVTASGASATQLPASALSSATLAAYSGVPAKPQPGIPDPGTAVPPTPILPNGTALTPPTGLPAPPPSPPVSPVVNTVQTQQAAVEGLSERLTQLKQDLADQMSKVTTADQAWSAASNAYRQILQGNQNQPQSSYLSVMGTPASGDNKPQSDTASSLSAAAAAVVQTAQAYAQAFQQASTMQAQQAAMQAQFDTQSAALKQLQSQYAQQLAAAGTTIDAFNSQLASQYGLGPGGAASPIALKALSYAFEQARLHKMYEWGAEGPDRFDCSGLVMAAYDYAGIHLPRTARPQWRATRPVQINALLPGDLIFFATDKNNWDTIHHVGMYIGNGKMINAPHDGVPVRVDTIWWSEFFGATRVVGAVPPGQSGSVPSFPGGGGGNTGGGGGGGNTGGGSGGGSKPPAKPPTKPPTKPPSSPSTSPNPSAPSVSFPPPGSTSPSPTAPPTSGPPATPSDSTESPSASPKSSS; the protein is encoded by the coding sequence GTGGCAAGCGAGCGAACGTCGCCGGTCGACCGGGGTTGGACCAGGCGCATCACCGAAGGCATGTCGATCGGTCTGCTGGCCGGCTGCGCCGTGCTGGTCACCGCGTCCGGCGCGTCGGCCACGCAGCTGCCGGCCAGCGCGCTGAGCAGCGCGACGCTCGCCGCCTACAGCGGCGTGCCGGCCAAGCCGCAGCCAGGCATACCGGACCCCGGCACGGCGGTGCCGCCGACGCCGATCCTGCCCAACGGTACGGCGCTCACCCCGCCGACCGGCCTCCCCGCGCCGCCGCCGTCGCCGCCGGTCAGCCCGGTGGTCAACACCGTGCAGACCCAGCAGGCCGCGGTCGAGGGCCTGTCCGAGCGGCTCACCCAGCTCAAGCAGGACCTGGCCGACCAGATGTCCAAGGTCACCACCGCCGACCAGGCCTGGAGCGCCGCCTCCAACGCCTACCGGCAGATCCTGCAGGGCAATCAGAACCAGCCGCAGAGCTCCTACCTGAGCGTCATGGGTACGCCGGCCAGCGGCGACAACAAGCCGCAGAGCGACACCGCGAGCAGCCTGAGCGCCGCGGCCGCCGCCGTCGTGCAGACCGCGCAGGCGTACGCGCAGGCCTTCCAGCAGGCCAGCACCATGCAGGCGCAGCAGGCCGCGATGCAGGCGCAGTTCGACACGCAGAGCGCGGCGCTCAAGCAGCTGCAGTCGCAGTACGCGCAGCAGCTGGCCGCCGCCGGCACCACCATCGACGCGTTCAACAGCCAGCTGGCCAGCCAGTACGGCCTCGGCCCCGGCGGCGCCGCGTCGCCGATCGCGCTGAAGGCGCTGTCGTACGCCTTCGAGCAGGCCCGGCTGCACAAGATGTACGAGTGGGGTGCCGAGGGTCCGGACCGGTTCGACTGCTCCGGCCTGGTGATGGCGGCGTACGACTACGCCGGCATCCACCTGCCCCGGACCGCGCGGCCGCAGTGGCGCGCGACCCGGCCGGTGCAGATCAACGCGCTGCTGCCCGGCGACCTGATCTTTTTCGCCACCGACAAGAACAACTGGGACACGATCCACCACGTCGGCATGTACATCGGCAACGGCAAGATGATCAACGCGCCGCACGACGGCGTACCGGTGCGCGTCGACACGATCTGGTGGTCGGAGTTCTTCGGTGCGACGCGGGTCGTCGGCGCGGTGCCTCCTGGCCAGTCCGGCTCGGTGCCGTCCTTCCCCGGTGGCGGCGGTGGCAACACCGGTGGCGGAGGCGGCGGTGGCAACACCGGCGGTGGCAGTGGCGGCGGCAGCAAGCCGCCGGCCAAACCTCCCACAAAGCCACCGACAAAGCCGCCGTCCAGCCCGTCGACCTCGCCCAACCCGTCGGCGCCCTCGGTGAGCTTCCCGCCGCCGGGCAGCACCAGCCCGTCGCCGACCGCTCCGCCGACGTCCGGCCCGCCGGCCACTCCGAGTGACTCGACGGAAAGCCCTTCTGCGAGCCCCAAAAGTTCTTCGTAA
- a CDS encoding DUF4229 domain-containing protein — MLAVLRYTFWRLLVFAGCLGVLYVAGLRRWALVLVALLISMPVAYVLLRRQTSDFATSLGGVLARRRAERDRLRAALKGEDEPAAPIEKRSENTGTS, encoded by the coding sequence GTGCTCGCGGTCCTGCGCTACACCTTCTGGCGGCTGCTGGTCTTCGCTGGCTGCCTCGGTGTGCTCTACGTCGCCGGCCTGCGGCGATGGGCGTTGGTGCTGGTCGCGCTCTTGATCTCGATGCCGGTCGCGTACGTGCTGCTGCGCCGCCAGACCAGTGATTTTGCCACCAGCCTCGGTGGCGTGCTGGCTCGCCGGCGTGCCGAGCGGGACCGGCTGCGCGCGGCACTGAAAGGCGAGGACGAGCCGGCTGCACCGATCGAGAAGCGCTCGGAAAACACAGGAACTTCTTAG